ATGGCTTTGACGATTGCAATGAGGTGAACGGGGGAGGGAGATATAACTATCAGATGTCAGTTTTCAGTGAGCAGTTTTTTAGTGCGCAGATTTCGGTGAAAAGTGTTTTGGCTTGTAATAGCAGCATATCTCTCAAAAGGAGAACAAAAAAAAGCCACGCAAAATCTTTGCGCGGCTTTTCTAATAGTACTTTTATAAACAGTTGATTAAAACGGAAAAGGGCCTTTCCAATCATTTAATCCGTCTTGTATGCCTCGGATCATGTAGAGGGTTCCTTCTCCATTGGCAACAATTTCGAACATTTGACCGCCAAAACTATACCTGGCGGATGCACCTACTGCTCCAAAGGTTGATGAAATTTGATTGGACCAATTTGAGATTGATTCGACAGGTTCATAAACATCACCCCAACCGATAGCAGCAGTATTATAATTGACGCGAGATAAGCCATCGGGAGAGAAGAAGGTGTGTTGAAAATCATTACCCCCAAGCTGACCTCGATTATTGTAAATAGCACCAATCCCTCCTCCAAAGGAGCCGCCCGGAACAGTGCCGCCAATAGTTCTAGGAAGGCCAAGGCCCGTATTGCCTTGATCAGCAGATTTATATGTGTTATCAGAAGGGACATAAATTACGTGTTCTCCTCCATTTCCATAGGCTATAACTCCAATATCTGTTATGTCTCCAACAGCAGGAGTGAGATCCCTCCAACGACCGATTGCCTGAACCGAAGAGATACTATTGGATATAGTCTCTCCGTTAGCGTCGGCTGGGAAAAGCTGATCCATATTAAAAGGACCTTCTACCACATTATCGGGGCCGTTTTGTTCTACGCGCACATACTGCGTTCCATCGCCTATAAAAGCGATCAATGTGTTGTCGTCATCTTGGTACATGGCAGTTACATTACCTGCCACTTCGTTTATCTGAGACCAGTTTACAGCAAATTCAGGAAAGCCTTCCGCATAAGGCGTGCAATCCGTGATAGTGTAGCTTAGGTTAAGCTGGGTAGCGACCGTTTGGGTGGGGTTGGCTATCTCATTTACCACGTACGATATAGGAGCACCCGTTCCAAAAGAAGTGGTATTCACAAGTGCTTCGCCGAGGTCCTCAAGCGCCTGATCGGCTGAAGTGGCAAACGCATTTTCCGTCAATCCGCCGCCGTACGCTTGTACGCTGATATTTAACTCTTGAAGAGAATTAGAAAGCGAAACGCTTGCATCTACCTGCCCGCTAGATACCCATCCGTTCCATTTAGCGCTAAGCGCAGCTTCCATTTCTGCATGCGAGCTTGATGAACTGATCAACATATAGAAAATACGACCGTAGGTTACCTGCTTTACGTAGCATCCGGGATTCCCAGGCTCTATCCATTCGCCCAGCTGAGCGGCAGTTACACTAGAGCCAAAAA
This Cryomorphaceae bacterium 1068 DNA region includes the following protein-coding sequences:
- a CDS encoding thiol-activated cytolysin family protein yields the protein MKKFVLFLVLIAVVVSCKKDDDDDNGPSPSTTATGDLGEIINGAGGFDFELTDTQVVETTVESDSLGQDGTYWSCTTQVVEFGSNPGLSSDFALMAPNEAVIYPGSLLQGNTVGEPTPSAIVLPRGRGNVRISGNSGFSLTNVDVEPANGISIGDGMNQIIAGATTDQLDVTANTDFQFQRIYSEEHLAATLGFKYKGPSVNVTGSLSYSQDESKSNILVSVKQSFYTMIFDLKDENGDVSADGSDFFGSSVTAAQLGEWIEPGNPGCYVKQVTYGRIFYMLISSSSSHAEMEAALSAKWNGWVSSGQVDASVSLSNSLQELNISVQAYGGGLTENAFATSADQALEDLGEALVNTTSFGTGAPISYVVNEIANPTQTVATQLNLSYTITDCTPYAEGFPEFAVNWSQINEVAGNVTAMYQDDDNTLIAFIGDGTQYVRVEQNGPDNVVEGPFNMDQLFPADANGETISNSISSVQAIGRWRDLTPAVGDITDIGVIAYGNGGEHVIYVPSDNTYKSADQGNTGLGLPRTIGGTVPGGSFGGGIGAIYNNRGQLGGNDFQHTFFSPDGLSRVNYNTAAIGWGDVYEPVESISNWSNQISSTFGAVGASARYSFGGQMFEIVANGEGTLYMIRGIQDGLNDWKGPFPF